A genomic segment from Planctomycetota bacterium encodes:
- a CDS encoding HYExAFE family protein produces the protein MVDRGIHYEAAFEAFLRERATPYVAVDEAKRALFGKAKLKGFDFLVYSRNGPNLLVDVKGRRATGGKSMQTWATQRDVDDLLQWEQVFGEDFQAVLAFAYWIEPRDETLGLPGLASDLPPGEAEEPGVFRHLSRWYRLMAISLADYRNHMRQRSAKWETVALPTSDFRSLARPMETLL, from the coding sequence ATGGTTGACCGGGGCATCCATTACGAGGCGGCGTTCGAAGCGTTCCTGCGGGAGCGGGCAACGCCTTACGTCGCGGTGGACGAAGCCAAGCGTGCGTTGTTCGGCAAAGCAAAGCTCAAGGGGTTCGACTTTCTCGTCTACAGCCGCAACGGCCCAAATCTGCTCGTGGACGTCAAGGGCCGTCGGGCGACCGGCGGCAAGTCCATGCAGACGTGGGCGACCCAGCGCGACGTCGACGACCTTTTGCAGTGGGAGCAAGTCTTCGGCGAGGACTTTCAGGCGGTGTTGGCGTTCGCGTATTGGATCGAGCCGCGGGACGAGACGCTCGGACTGCCGGGTCTGGCGTCGGACCTGCCGCCGGGCGAGGCCGAGGAACCGGGCGTGTTTCGTCATCTGAGCCGTTGGTATAGGCTCATGGCAATCTCACTCGCCGACTACCGGAACCACATGCGGCAACGCAGCGCCAAGTGGGAGACCGTCGCGTTGCCGACGTCCGACTTCCGCTCACTTGCGAGGCCGATGGAGACGCTGTTATGA